The proteins below are encoded in one region of Sulfolobus islandicus Y.N.15.51:
- a CDS encoding glycoside hydrolase 5 family protein, translating into MKKFILGFNYWPRISNIKMWSRFEIEEIKRDFELMSELGINTIRAFVLDEDCADQLGNLKHECKGKIGRFLEEAERHSIKVLLTLIVGHMSGKNWGIPWDIDNTIYDKIEQTKRFVGDVVNSFKQSKAIMGWILTNEISLVRVPQNDDVFLRWLKELYSYIKGIDDQHVVSVGDNVSPFSHNFLRPENVKGIVDYASPHIYLYDQDPVRHSFQYFMTLEYDQSSRLPVILEEFGFPTSLYSEESHAKFIGLILRGALVYGADGALIWCFSDFPREGDEPYLWEPHELTFGVIRQDGSEKIAAKVVKDFSSKIKDIELSSYKVPKRDSAILVPSWFYRNFQFVYEQNKRWDFARVLNQAFTFARLSNIQVTFAREEDENLSSYKLLIIPSVTRLLTTTWRKLLKVVENGSTIYFSTYTLTHLSATHLWEELFGVIPSNYAGSKGVKVPERIRLDNNIYELGQSNLYTYSFKEKDAKVIGVDDNNNGVIFIAKRGKGNAILSTIPLELISSNNEIMDKRHLSLYNYIGRVANIEQSFPKQDFGVEIQYLEGKGESLIAVLNHTWEDKEYELNVKVKEDMDSCQGVVRAKSGCLMRV; encoded by the coding sequence ATGAAAAAGTTCATCTTAGGCTTCAACTATTGGCCTAGGATATCAAATATAAAGATGTGGAGTAGGTTTGAAATTGAAGAAATTAAAAGAGATTTCGAATTAATGAGTGAACTAGGGATAAACACTATTAGGGCATTCGTATTGGATGAGGATTGCGCAGATCAACTAGGTAATCTGAAACATGAATGTAAAGGTAAAATTGGGAGATTTCTTGAAGAGGCGGAAAGGCATTCCATAAAAGTTCTATTAACCTTAATTGTAGGTCATATGAGTGGAAAGAACTGGGGTATCCCATGGGATATTGATAATACAATTTACGACAAGATTGAACAAACGAAGAGGTTTGTAGGAGATGTTGTGAATAGTTTTAAGCAAAGTAAGGCAATAATGGGATGGATACTAACAAACGAGATATCATTAGTGAGAGTACCACAAAATGACGATGTGTTCTTGAGATGGCTTAAGGAATTGTATAGTTACATTAAGGGAATTGATGACCAACACGTAGTCTCGGTTGGAGATAACGTTTCTCCATTTTCCCACAATTTCTTAAGACCAGAAAACGTTAAGGGAATTGTCGATTATGCCTCTCCACATATTTATTTGTACGATCAAGATCCAGTTAGACATTCATTTCAATACTTCATGACCTTGGAATACGATCAAAGTTCCAGATTGCCGGTAATTCTAGAGGAGTTTGGATTTCCTACTTCATTGTACTCTGAGGAAAGTCACGCTAAGTTTATAGGATTAATACTGAGGGGAGCGTTAGTTTACGGTGCTGATGGTGCATTGATATGGTGTTTTTCTGACTTCCCGAGGGAGGGTGATGAACCATATCTATGGGAACCTCACGAATTAACCTTTGGAGTGATAAGACAAGATGGAAGTGAGAAGATTGCTGCAAAAGTGGTAAAGGATTTCAGTAGCAAAATAAAGGATATTGAGCTATCATCTTATAAAGTGCCTAAAAGGGATTCAGCAATACTAGTACCCTCGTGGTTTTATAGGAACTTCCAATTCGTTTACGAGCAAAACAAGAGATGGGATTTCGCTAGGGTATTGAATCAAGCGTTTACGTTCGCTAGACTATCCAACATTCAAGTTACATTTGCAAGAGAGGAGGATGAAAATTTATCAAGTTATAAATTATTAATAATACCCTCCGTTACTAGACTACTTACAACGACGTGGAGGAAATTATTAAAGGTAGTTGAAAATGGTAGTACTATCTACTTCTCAACCTATACTCTAACGCATCTGTCTGCAACACACTTATGGGAGGAACTTTTTGGAGTAATCCCCAGCAATTACGCAGGGAGTAAGGGAGTTAAGGTCCCAGAAAGAATAAGATTAGATAATAATATATACGAGTTGGGACAATCTAATTTATACACCTATTCATTTAAAGAAAAAGATGCTAAAGTAATAGGAGTAGATGATAACAACAATGGTGTAATTTTCATTGCTAAAAGAGGAAAGGGCAACGCTATCCTCTCCACAATACCTCTAGAGTTAATATCCTCAAACAACGAGATAATGGATAAACGCCACTTATCACTTTATAATTATATTGGGAGAGTAGCCAATATAGAACAGAGCTTTCCAAAACAAGACTTTGGTGTTGAAATACAGTACCTTGAAGGAAAAGGAGAGAGCTTAATAGCGGTTTTAAACCACACATGGGAGGATAAGGAATATGAACTTAACGTGAAAGTTAAAGAGGATATGGACTCATGCCAAGGAGTAGTTAGAGCTAAGTCGGGCTGTCTAATGAGAGTTTAA
- a CDS encoding Gfo/Idh/MocA family protein: MALGIAFLGSGFSARFHLRGLVGVRNVEVKGVYSRNLNSSKEFAGLSEQLGLGKPKVYDDISKMLSDKEINAVWLTVPNDAHLEYTKLISEEVSQGRSNVNGIAVEKPLARNVKEAKEMIRLVEKAGLLHGYLENQIFMPSVVRAKEAIWEMGARNSGRPYLARAAEEHSGPHNSWFWKPTISGGGALIDMTCHSLEATRFLLTDPSKDKSSLKPKHVYAVIETLKWNKEEYARHLKERHNVDFVKEPAEDYALTVITYEDDIGNLIMAETRTSWNFVGAGLRLSVEVLGPEYSVNINTLQSELSTFFSRNIKLPPSETFVEKQNADQGLMPIISDEAVTYGYQGEDRHMVESFLSRKMPLENWYDGLLIVQLMMHAYLSAENGRKISFDPQQVEDFIPKVARESVPSANN; the protein is encoded by the coding sequence ATGGCTTTAGGTATCGCGTTTTTAGGAAGCGGGTTTTCAGCTAGGTTTCATCTAAGGGGATTAGTGGGAGTTAGAAATGTAGAAGTTAAGGGAGTTTATTCTAGAAATCTAAACTCTTCTAAAGAATTTGCTGGATTATCCGAACAACTGGGATTAGGGAAACCTAAAGTGTATGACGATATTAGTAAAATGCTATCAGATAAGGAGATTAATGCAGTATGGCTAACTGTCCCCAATGATGCACATTTAGAATACACGAAATTAATTAGCGAAGAGGTCTCACAAGGGAGATCTAACGTAAATGGAATAGCCGTAGAAAAACCCTTAGCTAGAAATGTGAAGGAAGCTAAGGAGATGATCAGATTGGTGGAGAAGGCTGGTCTACTGCACGGATACTTGGAGAATCAGATCTTCATGCCTTCTGTGGTAAGGGCTAAGGAGGCTATCTGGGAGATGGGGGCGAGGAATTCCGGAAGACCATACTTGGCAAGAGCAGCTGAAGAGCACTCTGGCCCTCATAATAGCTGGTTTTGGAAACCAACTATTTCTGGTGGAGGGGCATTAATAGATATGACTTGTCACAGTTTGGAGGCAACTAGATTTTTACTAACTGACCCTTCAAAGGATAAATCCTCACTTAAGCCGAAACACGTGTACGCTGTGATAGAAACGTTAAAGTGGAATAAGGAAGAGTATGCTAGGCATTTAAAAGAAAGGCATAACGTGGACTTCGTGAAGGAACCAGCTGAGGATTACGCATTAACTGTTATAACTTATGAGGACGATATAGGGAATTTAATAATGGCTGAGACCAGGACTTCGTGGAACTTCGTTGGAGCTGGGCTTAGATTATCGGTTGAGGTGTTAGGGCCGGAATACAGTGTTAACATTAATACTCTACAATCGGAACTATCAACGTTCTTCAGTAGAAACATTAAACTTCCACCATCTGAAACTTTTGTCGAAAAGCAAAATGCAGACCAAGGATTAATGCCAATTATATCGGATGAGGCGGTAACTTACGGGTATCAAGGAGAGGATAGGCATATGGTTGAGTCTTTCCTATCCCGTAAAATGCCATTAGAAAATTGGTATGACGGATTATTAATAGTCCAACTTATGATGCACGCTTACCTTTCAGCTGAGAATGGGAGGAAGATTAGTTTCGATCCACAGCAAGTAGAGGACTTCATACCCAAGGTAGCTAGAGAGAGTGTCCCAAGCGCAAATAATTGA
- a CDS encoding IS256-like element ISC1332 family transposase, with protein MTKSKNNPGRGNTIRESNTMKVMEEIREKIRKAIKEGVSLREIEEIILQEAMMEEREAYLEVEDDHKNGTYFRYLGTGDGVLRLRVPRTRKGGFRPKILPEKYERTSPDYEDFLQQLVLSGMTPSQVKAVLAAKGIPYSEIVMNRVAERISNKLKEYKSRELPHDLLALYIDVKIVKVRISESIMERAIYIAIGVDLEGNKFVLDYEVRDREDLDGWKSFLSGLVSRGVSRVDVIVSDDFSGLDRVVSTLFPSSQHQLCITHMVRNLMRVLPDKEKEELMIRVRDLKSSRNVEEGRKAILSLSQLVQPFSPARAKRLLDAADKYCSFLNFPREIRHYLYTNNTSESFNSTLARFEEELGGYFPSLRSLEVYLYVSIHESNSRWKFRPMSVIRHYSYHLKQLHASRFQVSLDEDF; from the coding sequence ATGACAAAAAGTAAAAATAACCCCGGAAGGGGTAATACCATAAGGGAGAGTAATACCATGAAGGTAATGGAAGAAATAAGAGAAAAGATAAGAAAGGCAATCAAAGAAGGAGTTAGCCTAAGGGAAATAGAGGAGATAATCTTGCAAGAGGCCATGATGGAAGAGAGGGAAGCCTACCTGGAAGTTGAGGACGACCACAAGAACGGGACCTACTTCAGATATCTGGGAACCGGAGACGGAGTATTAAGACTCAGAGTACCGAGAACCAGAAAGGGTGGCTTCAGACCTAAGATCCTTCCGGAGAAGTACGAGAGGACCAGCCCAGATTACGAGGACTTCCTCCAGCAGCTCGTTCTATCAGGCATGACTCCAAGTCAAGTCAAGGCCGTGTTAGCAGCCAAGGGAATACCGTATAGTGAGATCGTAATGAATCGGGTTGCCGAGAGAATATCCAACAAACTCAAGGAATACAAGAGCCGCGAACTACCTCACGATCTCCTAGCCCTTTACATCGATGTGAAGATCGTAAAGGTCAGAATCAGCGAGTCGATCATGGAGAGAGCCATTTACATTGCCATAGGAGTTGACTTAGAAGGGAATAAGTTCGTCTTGGACTACGAAGTTAGGGATAGGGAGGACTTGGACGGTTGGAAGTCCTTCTTGAGCGGACTCGTAAGCAGGGGAGTCAGCAGGGTTGACGTAATCGTGAGCGATGACTTCTCTGGACTCGATCGCGTCGTGTCCACGCTCTTTCCCTCCTCTCAACACCAGCTCTGTATAACACACATGGTTAGGAACCTCATGAGGGTCCTCCCAGACAAGGAGAAGGAGGAACTAATGATTAGAGTTAGGGATCTAAAGTCCTCCAGGAACGTGGAGGAGGGAAGGAAGGCTATATTGTCCCTCAGCCAACTTGTCCAACCCTTTTCTCCAGCCCGAGCCAAGAGGCTTCTTGACGCTGCTGACAAGTATTGTTCCTTTCTCAACTTCCCCAGGGAGATTAGACACTACCTCTACACTAATAACACGTCGGAGAGTTTCAACTCGACCCTGGCTAGGTTCGAGGAGGAGCTCGGAGGTTACTTTCCCTCTCTTCGCTCCTTGGAGGTCTATCTCTACGTTTCGATCCATGAAAGTAATTCGCGTTGGAAGTTCAGGCCCATGTCGGTGATAAGGCATTACTCATATCATCTCAAACAACTCCACGCTTCAAGGTTCCAGGTGAGTCTTGATGAAGACTTTTAA
- a CDS encoding xanthine dehydrogenase family protein molybdopterin-binding subunit, whose translation MPREIGRPVRRIIEDPSLITGKGRFVYDIDFKGTLYAVFIRSQYAHAKIKSIRCPEGALCYTAKDLPDLIGLAKEEALYQGQPLAVVLAEDEYKARDLAEQVEVEYEPLLAVIDVEEALKNVNKAKSDLSSNIVLEDNVEIGDVDSAFKNAYKVVEAEVINQRVIPSAMEPRGAVAYFDGRRLTVWSSTQNVFGLKDTLIQLLSKYGVNDVRVVQPFVGGAFGSKIYIYPEEALISYLAVLTGKPIKWFNTRTEEFMSTNHGRDMRLKFKAAFDKEGKLLGIEGTLIMDLGAPIREIYEDSFGMATTAARLLVGRYKVNALKVKVLGVATNKTFIGPYRGAGRPEATYFVERILNLGARALGVDQFEIREVNIIDEVSHYNTPTGMYYDSGKYRETLKIAKPFYHELLRKRDELRAKGKLAGVGVAIVSEIASFGTGTARVQLTPNGRIQVVSGFTPHGQGDATAFAQIAAEIFDVDVSQIDVLWGDTDLISHGSLTGGSTTLTVGGSAVYEASIRLKEKLLRVVGEKLGVRPEEIEYRNGKFYHKKGEMSLADTAREALRMGVYPEEEYSYTIRPYTSPYGIHIALVEVDRETGFVKVLEYKAIDDVGVVVNPLLAEGQVHGGALQGISQALYEETVYSTEGSLITSNFSDYVIPTAMEAVKVEWKSLALAKSDTPLGSKGIGELPAIAATPTILHAVEDAIGKNIYIMPTKPELILKLLNS comes from the coding sequence ATGCCAAGAGAAATAGGAAGACCCGTTAGGAGGATAATAGAAGATCCCTCTTTAATTACAGGGAAAGGCAGATTTGTGTACGACATTGACTTTAAGGGTACACTTTACGCAGTATTTATAAGAAGCCAGTACGCGCATGCAAAGATAAAGAGTATAAGATGCCCAGAAGGTGCATTATGCTACACTGCTAAAGATTTACCAGATCTCATCGGATTAGCTAAAGAAGAGGCACTTTATCAAGGGCAACCATTAGCAGTTGTTTTAGCTGAAGATGAATACAAGGCTAGGGATTTGGCTGAACAAGTAGAAGTGGAATACGAACCATTACTTGCAGTTATTGACGTTGAGGAAGCGTTGAAAAACGTTAATAAAGCTAAAAGCGACTTGAGCTCAAATATTGTTCTAGAGGATAATGTAGAGATAGGAGATGTAGATTCTGCATTTAAAAACGCTTATAAGGTAGTTGAAGCTGAGGTCATAAACCAAAGAGTGATTCCATCAGCAATGGAACCTAGAGGTGCTGTAGCCTACTTTGATGGAAGAAGGCTAACGGTATGGAGCAGTACACAGAATGTATTTGGATTAAAGGATACTCTTATACAACTCTTATCAAAATATGGAGTAAATGACGTTAGGGTAGTTCAGCCATTTGTTGGAGGAGCATTTGGTAGTAAAATCTATATTTATCCCGAAGAAGCTCTAATATCCTATTTGGCAGTTCTTACTGGGAAGCCTATAAAGTGGTTTAATACTAGGACTGAAGAGTTTATGTCGACAAATCATGGAAGGGACATGAGGTTAAAGTTTAAGGCTGCCTTTGATAAGGAGGGAAAATTGTTAGGAATAGAAGGAACTCTGATCATGGATTTAGGTGCTCCAATAAGGGAGATTTATGAAGATTCCTTTGGAATGGCCACTACGGCAGCTAGATTATTGGTAGGTAGATACAAGGTTAATGCCCTAAAGGTTAAGGTACTAGGTGTTGCTACTAATAAGACGTTTATAGGTCCATATAGGGGTGCTGGTAGACCTGAGGCTACATACTTCGTAGAGAGGATTCTGAACCTTGGAGCTAGGGCTTTAGGTGTTGATCAATTTGAAATTAGGGAAGTTAATATAATTGATGAGGTAAGTCACTATAATACTCCGACTGGAATGTACTATGACAGTGGAAAATACAGGGAGACATTAAAAATCGCTAAACCGTTTTATCATGAGCTATTAAGGAAACGTGACGAGTTAAGGGCTAAGGGTAAGTTAGCTGGAGTGGGAGTAGCTATTGTATCAGAGATAGCGTCCTTCGGGACTGGCACTGCTAGAGTACAACTTACACCCAATGGTAGGATTCAAGTCGTGAGTGGGTTTACTCCACATGGGCAAGGAGATGCCACTGCATTTGCACAAATAGCAGCTGAGATATTTGATGTTGATGTAAGCCAAATTGATGTATTATGGGGAGATACAGACTTGATATCCCATGGTAGTTTAACGGGTGGCAGTACAACTTTAACAGTTGGAGGTTCGGCAGTGTATGAAGCCTCAATAAGATTAAAAGAGAAGTTGCTTAGAGTTGTAGGTGAAAAGTTAGGTGTAAGGCCAGAGGAAATAGAGTATAGGAATGGAAAGTTCTACCATAAAAAGGGTGAAATGAGTTTAGCTGATACCGCTAGAGAAGCACTGCGTATGGGAGTATATCCAGAGGAGGAATACTCTTACACAATTAGACCTTATACCTCACCATATGGAATACACATAGCACTAGTAGAGGTAGATAGGGAGACTGGATTTGTGAAAGTGTTAGAGTACAAGGCAATTGACGATGTGGGAGTTGTTGTAAATCCGCTTTTAGCTGAGGGACAAGTTCATGGAGGTGCTCTTCAAGGTATTTCCCAAGCACTATATGAGGAAACTGTTTACTCGACAGAGGGCTCATTAATAACTTCCAACTTCTCCGATTACGTTATTCCCACTGCTATGGAAGCTGTTAAAGTGGAGTGGAAGTCTCTAGCACTGGCTAAATCAGACACCCCATTAGGGTCTAAGGGGATTGGAGAGCTGCCAGCCATTGCTGCAACTCCAACAATTCTACATGCCGTAGAAGACGCCATAGGTAAAAACATCTATATAATGCCAACTAAACCGGAATTAATTTTAAAACTTTTAAATAGCTAA
- a CDS encoding MFS transporter: MKPLRLYSLLNNLAISLVNPFVSFFTASYGITGALLAIVSSANTAFPGIIQYVLANLYIKAKKLIAIGSLFGGLLWILIGVYAIYNEYFVLVYSIISACLGAANFGWLLILDKISTTHRGRTLAYYNFYASIGGLIATLITGFIVGNNLDLMRYFFIISGLIYAFNAYVIYNSDVDAEFARGNGIKLFSSNLEVRKFILTNFIFTFVWSMAWPIFPLAQVYKFHMNEFQVAVINVTGGTSTLALQRLVGRLVDRHRKFVMFFGRFALATFPLAYAFSTTPYEIYIANLVSGFTNSASISYTAFLFDHSDYYEKRINIALYNMFNGIAALLGSTISSLMFNLISEWFSLAVGINIMLIGIGIMRMLMSLLYLKIKEVF, from the coding sequence TTGAAGCCATTGAGACTCTATTCACTTCTTAACAATTTGGCTATTAGTCTCGTAAATCCCTTCGTATCGTTCTTTACTGCATCGTATGGAATAACGGGTGCTTTATTGGCAATAGTATCCTCTGCCAATACTGCATTCCCTGGAATAATCCAATATGTATTAGCAAATTTGTACATAAAAGCCAAAAAGTTAATTGCAATTGGAAGTTTATTTGGGGGTTTACTGTGGATATTAATAGGAGTTTACGCAATATACAATGAGTATTTCGTATTGGTTTACTCGATTATAAGTGCTTGTCTGGGTGCTGCGAACTTCGGTTGGTTACTGATTTTGGATAAAATAAGTACAACCCATAGAGGAAGAACACTAGCATATTATAACTTTTACGCCTCAATAGGTGGTTTAATAGCTACATTAATAACTGGATTTATCGTAGGTAATAATTTAGACTTAATGCGGTACTTTTTTATCATTTCTGGTTTAATATATGCTTTTAACGCTTACGTAATCTATAATTCAGATGTTGATGCGGAGTTTGCAAGAGGTAATGGTATAAAACTGTTTTCATCAAATCTTGAAGTAAGAAAATTCATCTTGACAAACTTTATCTTTACATTTGTATGGTCAATGGCATGGCCGATTTTTCCATTGGCACAAGTGTATAAGTTCCATATGAACGAATTTCAAGTAGCTGTAATTAACGTTACAGGAGGAACATCCACCCTAGCATTACAGAGGCTCGTGGGTAGATTAGTTGATAGGCATAGAAAATTCGTTATGTTCTTTGGAAGATTTGCCTTAGCAACTTTCCCACTAGCTTATGCATTTTCCACCACACCTTATGAGATATATATTGCTAATCTAGTTTCTGGATTTACGAACTCCGCCTCAATCTCTTATACTGCGTTCCTATTTGACCACTCTGACTATTACGAAAAGAGGATTAATATAGCTCTATACAACATGTTTAACGGAATTGCCGCACTTTTAGGTTCAACAATTTCAAGTTTAATGTTCAATCTTATTTCAGAATGGTTCAGTTTAGCAGTTGGCATAAATATCATGCTAATTGGAATAGGAATAATGAGAATGTTAATGTCACTATTGTATCTGAAAATAAAAGAGGTTTTCTAA
- a CDS encoding Gfo/Idh/MocA family protein, with amino-acid sequence MLDMKLGIVGLGGWVTTGHLPALTDLGIKVDYCADIDEKRVKDFSQKTGCKGYLDYKEMLRNENPDLVLVAVPHSLHATIALDAINSDANVYVEKPMATSFQEALTLVEASRKRNKVLVVGHENRFNPAMLIAKKLIRSGEVGKIYHMRGFYIRQRGIPTSPTFIKKDLAKGGAVFDIGTHIVDLLLFLSDFPMPKSVTGKTYSAFSNDKTKFSVYPSPNLPNFKVEVEDFGSAFLNLGDEISAYMEVSWASYIKENKMEVVVLGNKGGIHIDNGMLNFMRNIADELFLSTPSTQQQRGSVYREVWRTVMDSISKGIPEYPLCSAEQGAIGVAILESIYKSALEGREVKIDIPQWLLKQSQPVS; translated from the coding sequence ATGTTAGATATGAAATTAGGAATTGTAGGGCTAGGAGGATGGGTAACTACTGGCCATCTTCCAGCACTAACTGACTTGGGGATAAAAGTGGACTACTGCGCGGACATAGATGAAAAAAGAGTGAAAGATTTCTCTCAAAAAACAGGGTGTAAAGGTTATTTAGATTACAAGGAAATGCTAAGAAATGAAAATCCAGACCTCGTTTTAGTAGCAGTACCCCACAGCCTTCACGCAACCATAGCATTAGATGCCATAAATAGTGACGCAAATGTTTACGTGGAAAAGCCAATGGCTACTTCATTTCAAGAGGCTTTAACACTAGTGGAGGCTTCGAGAAAAAGAAATAAGGTATTAGTTGTAGGCCATGAAAATAGGTTTAACCCAGCGATGTTAATTGCTAAGAAATTGATAAGAAGTGGTGAAGTAGGTAAAATATACCATATGAGAGGATTTTATATAAGGCAAAGAGGAATACCTACCTCACCGACATTCATTAAGAAGGACTTAGCTAAAGGTGGTGCAGTATTTGACATAGGTACACATATCGTAGATTTATTACTTTTCCTCTCAGACTTCCCAATGCCTAAAAGTGTTACGGGTAAAACATATAGCGCTTTCTCTAATGACAAGACTAAGTTCTCAGTTTATCCCTCACCTAATCTGCCTAACTTTAAGGTTGAGGTTGAGGATTTTGGTTCAGCCTTTTTAAATTTAGGGGACGAAATATCAGCCTACATGGAGGTGAGTTGGGCTTCATATATAAAGGAGAATAAAATGGAAGTAGTAGTTTTAGGAAATAAGGGTGGAATACATATAGATAATGGAATGTTAAATTTTATGAGGAATATTGCGGATGAACTCTTCCTCAGTACACCTTCAACTCAACAACAAAGAGGAAGCGTATATAGAGAGGTGTGGAGAACCGTCATGGATTCCATTTCAAAGGGAATCCCGGAGTACCCATTATGTTCAGCGGAACAAGGTGCTATAGGAGTAGCCATACTAGAAAGTATATACAAATCGGCTTTAGAAGGGAGAGAGGTGAAAATAGATATCCCTCAATGGCTTCTTAAACAGTCTCAACCAGTATCTTAA